In a genomic window of Nyctibius grandis isolate bNycGra1 chromosome 4, bNycGra1.pri, whole genome shotgun sequence:
- the TC2N gene encoding tandem C2 domains nuclear protein, with translation MATECIKNCCKWCFCMEKEKNDPVSMVQESEAVAASKPTIVEKPPLSSVSVKRQVGCSEDYLLSKLPLDGQEVPFVVPPFKLAYVQPKNLPSISHAGGIQESARASFGDWKAELHGVYQWPRYDVYNPFYLEHRVSPDLIRRFQGKSDNRKLYGSVSDLRPSALPGFDVSRSMFDLRSPPHRFMKRYDSFSSVPSSTSSRKDSQGSNRSLDTITLSGDERDFGRLNVKLCYVSSVEQIWITVLHCKDLSWPSSCGENPRIYVKGILTLPKPVQFKSSAKEGCNDIAFMETFVFAIKLQSLQAVRLVFKIQTQTPRKKTIGECSLALRELSSEESSCCLDISPPSKAPVCRAELQIGTCFQAINRRIQLQILKAQNLPVSSTPLSSNFFVKVGMFSTEGLIYKKKTRLLKSTNGQVKWGEMMIFPLSQTEQGISFLIKLYSRSSVRRKHFLGQIWISSDSSNSEAVEQWKDTIANPEKVVVKWYSIGPS, from the exons ATGGCAACAGAATGTATAAAAAACTGCTGTAAATGGTGTTTCtgcatggaaaaagaaaaaaatgatc cAGTTTCCATGGTGCAGGAATCTGAAGCAGTAGCCGCAAGCAAGCCAACTATTGTAGAGAAGCCTCCATTGTCTTCTGTGTCAGTGAAGCGTCAAGTTGGCTGTTCAGAGGATTATCTGCTTTCTAAACTGCCCCTGGATGGTCAGGAAGTACCATTTGTGGTCCCTCCATTCAAATTGGCTTATGTACAGCCGAAGAACCTTCCTAGTATCTCACACGCTGGAGGGATTCAag AATCTGCCAGAGCCTCATTTGGTGACTGGAAAGCAGAACTGCACGGCGTGTACCAATGGCCCCGCTATGACGTGTACAACCCATTCTATTTGGAGCATCGGGTTTCGCCAGATCTGATTAGGCGCTTCCAAGGAAAGTCAGATAACAGGAAATTATATGGATCAG TTAGTGATTTAAGACCTAGTGCTTTGCCTGGATTTGATGTAAGTCGTTCAATGTTTGATCTCAGAAGCCCGCCTCATCGATTCATGAAG AGATATGATTCATTCTCCAGTGTACCTAGCAGTACCTCTTCCAGGAAGGATTCGCAAGGCAGTAACAGGAGTCTGg ATACTATTACATTATCAGGTGATGAACGAGACTTTGGAAGACTAAATGTGAAGTTGTGTTATGTTTCTTCTGTAGAACAGATTTGGATCACAGTTTTACAT TGCAAAGACCTGAGCTGGCCTTCTAGCTGTGGGGAAAATCCTCGTATCTACGTCAAGGGAATTCTCACACTGCCCAAACCAGTGCAGTTCAAATCTTCTGCCAAGGAAGGGTGCAAT gaCATTGCGTTTATGGAAACTTTTGTATTTGCTATTAAACTGCAAAGCCTGCAGGCTGTCAGATTGGTATTTAAAATCCAGACACAGactcccaggaaaaaaacaattggAGAGTGTTCCTTGGCACTGCGGGAGCTCAGCTCAGAGGAGTCAAGTTGTTGCCTGGATATATCTCCTCCTTCCAAAGCACCT GTGTGCCGTGCAGAACTTCAAATAGGAACTTGTTTTCAAGCAATAAACAGGAGGATTCAGTTACAGATTCTTAAAGCACAAAACCTTCCAGTTTCATCTACACCTCTATCTTCAA ATTTCTTTGTGAAAGTTGGAATGTTTAGTACAGAAGGGCTGATCTATAAGAAGAAGACTCGTCTTCTTAAGTCCACTAATGGCCAAGTGAAGTGGGGAGAAATGATGATTTTTCCACTTAGTCAAACTGAACAAGGAATTAGCTTTCTCATCAAACTCTACAGCAGAAGCTCAGTGAGAAGAAAACACTTCCTGGGACAG ATCTGGATAAGTTCTGATAGCAGTAACAGTGAAGCAGTAGAGCAGTGGAAAGATACTATTGCCAACCCTGAAAAAGTTGTTGTTAAATGGTACAGCATTGGTCCATCTTGA